A genomic segment from Bacillus cereus G9842 encodes:
- a CDS encoding DinB family protein, whose amino-acid sequence MEIRPKVSEYNSYYATYTNLVSDGNIIHILEQQMKETNLLLKGISNSKGLFRYAPTKWSIKEVIGHIADTERIMAYRLLSIARGETAELPGYNDDMYVLRAAFDKQSMQDLLENLIVVRQSTLYLLRSLDKEAWSQRGNANNSEVTVRALAYIIAGHELHHLQIIKERYLGSDAYPAS is encoded by the coding sequence ATGGAAATAAGACCAAAGGTAAGTGAATATAACTCCTATTATGCAACGTATACCAACTTGGTATCAGACGGAAATATCATACATATTCTAGAACAACAAATGAAGGAAACGAATCTTTTATTAAAGGGAATTTCTAATAGTAAGGGACTTTTCCGGTATGCTCCTACTAAATGGAGTATAAAAGAAGTAATCGGTCATATAGCAGATACAGAACGTATTATGGCGTATCGATTGCTATCTATCGCTCGAGGCGAGACAGCAGAACTTCCAGGCTATAATGATGATATGTATGTTCTTAGAGCTGCTTTTGATAAGCAATCTATGCAAGATCTTCTTGAGAATTTAATAGTTGTTCGCCAATCTACCCTGTATTTACTTAGAAGCTTAGATAAAGAAGCCTGGTCACAAAGAGGAAATGCGAATAATTCTGAAGTTACAGTTCGTGCATTAGCATACATCATTGCCGGTCATGAGCTTCATCATCTTCAAATTATAAAAGAACGTTATCTTGGTTCTGATGCATATCCAGCAAGTTAA
- a CDS encoding ABC transporter ATP-binding protein has product METILQFKNLDYYYESNGKNVAILENVNFSFQKGHFYTILGPSGSGKTTTLSLGCGLDVPKNGYVLYNGKDIRKIGLDRYRNQNVSVIFQSYNLITYMTALQNVLTAMEITGVKVQNKTARALQLLERVGLSEAEAKRNVLQLSGGQQQRVAIARALSCNVDLLIADEPTGNLDEQTAMDIIELFQELAHKENKCIIVVTHSQEVAKKSDRAVYLSKKKLVVNEI; this is encoded by the coding sequence ATGGAGACAATTTTACAGTTTAAAAATTTAGATTATTATTATGAAAGTAATGGAAAAAATGTAGCGATACTAGAAAATGTTAACTTTTCTTTTCAAAAAGGACATTTCTACACGATTTTAGGACCATCTGGATCTGGTAAAACTACGACTCTAAGCTTAGGTTGTGGACTAGATGTCCCTAAAAATGGTTATGTACTGTATAATGGCAAAGATATTAGAAAAATTGGTTTGGATCGATACCGTAATCAAAATGTATCTGTAATTTTCCAATCTTATAACTTAATAACCTATATGACAGCTCTTCAAAATGTCTTAACAGCAATGGAAATTACAGGTGTTAAAGTGCAAAATAAAACAGCAAGAGCATTACAGTTATTAGAGAGGGTAGGACTCTCAGAAGCTGAAGCGAAACGAAACGTCCTGCAACTAAGCGGTGGGCAACAACAGCGTGTAGCAATTGCTCGAGCACTATCTTGTAATGTTGATTTATTGATTGCGGATGAGCCAACAGGAAACCTTGATGAGCAAACCGCAATGGATATTATAGAACTGTTTCAAGAACTTGCACATAAAGAGAATAAATGTATTATTGTTGTGACGCACTCACAGGAGGTTGCTAAAAAATCAGATCGTGCAGTGTATTTAAGTAAGAAGAAGTTGGTTGTAAATGAAATCTAA
- a CDS encoding ABC transporter permease produces MNFMKRAILSMKKRIGTSLILMAVFLIVTNLVLSGFTIQNASKKAADAARKKLGADVTLGLDFDKLGQKAKETGEMPNPPQLDAKETDQLAKSKYVKDYNYIANTFGISDGLKLVGASEGEGKGKVGMAAARGGSSSGTEIDMNASFMIEGVRKTALQESFKNGKSKIIDGKPITEQMKDQNVALMEKRLAELNNLKVGDKVKVQSGDKKETLEVEIIGIYETNEQAMGQQAPPIMDPANKLYMPHSTMKKLEVDQGISSVQVVYFLNDPQYIDAFKKEARKFNIDFNYYKLDAHDSLYKQMIGPIENISSTSQMIIYIVSIAGAIILGLIIMLSIKGRRKEMGILLSIGEKKWKLMAQFVVEVVCVAILAFGLSITTGAKVSQYIGDNLLSNEIATSSEETDTSQHGTVMMAGPGGTLQNQKEDPINKIDVSVTGEDVGKMGGIGLAIAIIATLLPALSILRLNPKQILLKDE; encoded by the coding sequence ATGAATTTTATGAAACGAGCAATTCTCAGTATGAAAAAAAGGATAGGAACATCATTAATTTTGATGGCAGTTTTTCTGATTGTTACAAATTTGGTTCTTTCAGGTTTCACAATCCAAAATGCATCAAAAAAAGCAGCGGATGCTGCAAGAAAAAAACTTGGTGCAGATGTTACTTTAGGTCTTGATTTCGACAAATTAGGTCAAAAAGCTAAGGAAACTGGAGAAATGCCAAATCCGCCGCAGCTCGATGCAAAAGAAACAGATCAATTAGCGAAGTCCAAGTATGTAAAAGATTATAATTACATAGCTAACACTTTCGGTATTTCTGATGGGCTTAAACTAGTAGGAGCTTCAGAAGGAGAAGGAAAAGGTAAAGTGGGAATGGCGGCTGCGCGAGGCGGTTCAAGCTCTGGTACAGAAATCGATATGAACGCTTCTTTTATGATTGAGGGAGTTCGCAAGACTGCATTACAAGAAAGCTTTAAAAACGGAAAAAGTAAAATCATTGATGGAAAACCAATAACAGAGCAAATGAAGGATCAGAATGTAGCTTTAATGGAAAAACGATTAGCGGAATTAAACAATTTGAAAGTAGGAGACAAAGTTAAAGTGCAATCAGGGGATAAGAAGGAAACCCTTGAGGTTGAAATTATCGGTATTTACGAAACAAATGAGCAAGCAATGGGTCAACAGGCTCCTCCTATTATGGATCCAGCTAATAAACTATATATGCCGCATTCAACTATGAAAAAATTAGAAGTAGACCAAGGTATAAGTAGTGTTCAAGTCGTGTATTTCTTGAATGATCCACAATATATTGATGCATTTAAAAAAGAAGCAAGAAAATTTAATATTGATTTTAATTATTATAAATTAGATGCGCATGATTCATTGTACAAGCAAATGATTGGTCCTATCGAAAATATCTCTTCGACTTCTCAAATGATTATTTATATTGTATCGATTGCAGGTGCGATCATTTTAGGATTAATCATAATGCTATCAATTAAAGGGCGTCGTAAAGAAATGGGAATTCTATTGTCCATTGGAGAGAAAAAGTGGAAGCTGATGGCGCAATTCGTAGTAGAAGTAGTGTGTGTCGCTATTTTAGCATTTGGATTATCCATAACAACAGGAGCTAAAGTTTCTCAATATATCGGGGATAATTTACTTTCGAATGAAATTGCTACTTCAAGCGAAGAAACAGATACCTCGCAACATGGTACTGTAATGATGGCTGGACCTGGTGGTACTCTACAAAATCAAAAAGAAGATCCGATTAATAAAATTGATGTAAGTGTAACAGGAGAAGATGTAGGAAAAATGGGTGGAATTGGACTAGCTATTGCTATAATAGCAACGCTTCTTCCGGCATTATCTATTCTACGTTTAAACCCAAAACAAATTCTTTTAAAAGATGAATGA